One segment of Thermoplasmata archaeon DNA contains the following:
- a CDS encoding NUDIX domain-containing protein, translating to MARNLRAEVCVGAAIFRGPELLLIRRRKDLRAFPGTWDIPGGHVEQGESISEALRREVIEETGLSIRLGAPFHSALFDYPVGRGRSVPTIEIDFLCRPQTRARPRLNPAEHTEFAWVRQDDAPDYPTTELLTRIIRAAFSTKPGSRS from the coding sequence ATGGCCCGGAACCTCCGTGCAGAGGTGTGCGTCGGAGCCGCCATCTTTCGTGGCCCGGAACTCCTCCTCATTCGGCGACGCAAGGATCTGAGAGCCTTTCCCGGCACGTGGGACATCCCCGGGGGCCATGTCGAGCAGGGAGAATCCATCTCGGAAGCGCTTCGGCGGGAGGTCATCGAGGAAACCGGATTGTCCATTCGACTGGGCGCTCCATTCCATTCGGCGCTGTTTGACTATCCCGTCGGGCGAGGTCGGTCGGTCCCGACCATTGAAATCGACTTCCTCTGCAGGCCCCAGACCCGTGCGCGGCCGAGGCTGAATCCCGCAGAGCACACCGAATTCGCGTGGGTCCGTCAGGACGACGCTCCGGACTACCCCACCACGGAACTGCTGACGCGGATCATCCGCGCCGCGTTCTCAACAAAGCCGGGATCCCGAAGCTGA
- a CDS encoding SDR family oxidoreductase — MKTWGELFDFKGSVAIVTGGAMGIGEGIARRFAEQGATVVLADVDESKGNEVVRDLARSGEGKPLFVRTDVRDVAQAERLVQTTVAERGRLDILVNNAGIFPLAPAMTTTPDLWNRVLEVNLRGPFFLTQAAARQMKSQGTGGSVVNIASIDSLHPTDQLAAYDASKGGLRMLTRSLALELSPLGIRVNAIAPGAIATPGVAAMGAGASASDMTKMLEAFTARTPLRRMGEPDDIACAALFLASRAASYVTGVTLVVDGGYLLS; from the coding sequence ATGAAGACCTGGGGGGAACTGTTTGACTTCAAGGGCAGCGTGGCGATCGTTACCGGTGGGGCGATGGGGATCGGCGAGGGCATCGCGCGACGGTTCGCCGAACAGGGGGCCACGGTCGTCCTCGCCGATGTCGACGAGAGTAAGGGCAACGAGGTCGTACGCGATCTCGCCCGCTCGGGCGAGGGGAAGCCACTCTTCGTGCGGACGGACGTCCGTGATGTTGCCCAAGCCGAACGGCTGGTCCAGACTACCGTGGCGGAGCGAGGTCGACTCGATATCCTGGTCAACAACGCCGGCATCTTCCCACTCGCTCCGGCGATGACCACCACTCCCGATCTCTGGAACCGCGTGCTGGAAGTGAACCTACGAGGTCCGTTTTTCCTGACGCAAGCGGCCGCTCGTCAGATGAAGAGCCAGGGAACAGGGGGCAGCGTCGTCAACATCGCTTCCATCGACTCGCTCCATCCAACGGATCAGCTCGCAGCCTACGATGCGTCGAAGGGCGGGTTGAGGATGCTGACGCGATCCCTCGCGCTCGAACTCTCGCCGCTCGGCATCCGCGTCAACGCGATCGCGCCGGGAGCGATTGCAACGCCGGGAGTCGCGGCGATGGGCGCCGGTGCGAGCGCCTCCGATATGACCAAGATGCTCGAGGCGTTCACAGCCCGAACTCCGCTCCGACGGATGGGCGAGCCGGACGACATCGCCTGCGCCGCCCTGTTCTTGGCGAGCCGAGCGGCGAGCTACGTCACGGGTGTGACGCTCGTGGTGGACGGCGGGTATCTCCTCTCCTAG